The Stieleria maiorica genome includes the window CAGCGAGGACGCCGAAGTGTCCTGGCAAATCGTCCCATTGGCCGAAGCCCGCAAGGCCGGCGCGATGATGCTGTTCGGGGAAAAGTACCCCGACCCCGTACGGATGGTCTCCATCGGTGACTACAGCAAGGAACTTTGCGCCGGCACCCACGTCTCCAGGTCCGGCAGCGTCGAAACGTTCGAACTGATGGCCGAAGAAAGCGTCTCGGCCGGCACCCGCCGGATCGTTGCATTGACGGGTAGCCGCGCCCTGGAGCATCGTCAGCAGACGCAAGCGTTGCTCAGCGAGATCGCCGAGCGGCTCGGCACCGACGCCGCCCGTGCCGGCGGCGCGGTCGAACAATTGGCCGGGGAAATCAGGCAGCTGAAGAAAGAACTGACCAGCGGCAAACCCACCGCACACGCCCAGGCGTTCACGGTCGCCAAGGACTGCACCGTCGGCGACGTCGGCGATTACCCCGCGGTGCGGGCCAGCGTCCGCGAGATCACACGCCGGTTGAACGTGTCGCAAGAGGAAGTGCTCGGGCGAATCGATGCCATGTTGGCCGATCGCGTCAGCTTGATCACGCAGCTCAAGCAAGCGACCGCGGGCGGAAAGATCACCGCGGAAGACTTGATCGGCAAGGGCGAAAAGGTCGGCGAGGACTTGATCGTGGTTGCGGAAGTCCCCGGGGCGAACCCCAACGTGATGCGCGGCTGGATCGACCAGATCCGCAAGAAGTCCGAAGGCGGGTCGGCCGTGTTGCTGGGCACGGTTCAAGGCGACAAGGTCGTGCTGGTCGGAGGGCTCAGCCACACGCTCGTCGACAAGGGCCTGAAAGCAGGCCAGTGGGTCGGAGCGGCGGCCAAGATGGTCGGCGGTGGCGGCGGCGGGCGTCCCGACATGGCCCAAGCCGGCGGCAAAGACCCCAGCAAACTCCCCGCGGCACTCGACGCCGCCAAGACGTCGATGCGCGAGCAACTGGGCGCATGAACCTCGTTCCCAGGCTCCAGCCTGGGAACGCAAGGCCGCGGAGGCTCTTGCCTCCGACGGCGTTGCTGAGGCCGGACACTCAGTGACAGCGCGTGACGAGGCAAGAGCCTCGTCACGAGTAATCCCGTACTCGTTCCCAGGCTCCAGCCTGGGAACGCAAGGCCGCGGAGGCTCTTGCCTCCGGCGGCGGTGCTGAGGCAGGAGCCTCAGTGGCAGCGCGTGACGAGGCAAGAGCCTCGTCACGAGTAATCCCGTACTCGTTCCCGGGCTCCAGCCTGGGAACGCAAGGCCGGGGAGGCTCTTGCCTCCGACGATGGTTCTGAGGCAGGAGCCTCAGTGGCAGCGCGTGACGAGACCGGAGCCTCGTCACGAGGGACAAAAAAGAGTACAAACAGCGTGACTCGTTCCCGGGCTCCGGCCTGGGAACGCAAGGTGCCGGAGGCTCCTGCCTCCGACCATAAACGCAAGATGCCTGAGACATTCGTCTCTGGGAATTCTCGTCACGAGAGAACGATCTTCACTCCCAGGCGACCGCCCGGGATCGTGAGGTCGCTGAGGCTTCGCCTCTTCCGCGATATCGGATGCGCTGATGAAACAAGTTTGCATCGCACACGCATGCAAATTTCAACAGCTCATTCATTCTGAAAACGCGGAGAAGTAATCTTATGGGCCGAACTCGCTACAAATTCGATGAAGATGCTTACCCCCATTTCGTAACATGCACCATCAACGCGTGGTTGCCGGTGTTCTCCAATCCTGACTTTGTGGATATCGTGCTTGATTCCTGGCGGTTTTTACAACGGGAACGGAGCATTCAAATCGAAGGTTGGGTCGTCCTGGAAAACCATTTGCATTGGATCGGCGTCGGGCCATTGCTCGGGAAGCGTGTGGGGGAATTCAAATCCTACACTGCAAAGCAGATTCTGATTGAGATGCAGAAACGGGGTTATCAGACGCTGCTTGACCAGTTTCGCTACTTCAAACGACGCTACAAGAATGACCAGGTTCATCAACTTTGGCAGGAGGGAAGTCATCCCAAGCGGATTGATACCGACCAGATGATGTGGCAAAAATTGGATTACATTCACCACAATCCGGTCAAGCGAGGTTATGTCGATGATCCGGTCCATTGGCGATATTCAAGCGCGCGAAGCTACGCTGGACAGCAGGGGCTGTTAGAGATCTGCCAGGACTGGCGTTAGCCTCAGATTCGCAAACCCCACCTCGTTCCCAGGCTCCGGCCTGGGAACGCGAGGCCGGGGAGGCTCCCGCCTCCGGCGGCGTTGCTGAGGCCGGAGCCTCAGGGCAGCGCGTGACGAGGCCGGAGCCTCGTCACGAGTATCCCGCACTCGTTCCCAGGCTCCGGCCTGGGAACGCAAGGTCGCGGAGGCTCTTGCCTCCGGCGACGGTGCTGAGGCAGGAGCCTCAAGGCAGCGCGTGACGAGGCCGGAGCCTCGTCACGAGTATCCCGCACTCGTTCCCAGGCTCCGGCCTGGGAACGCAAGGTCGCGGAGGCTCTTGCCTCCGGCGACGGTGCTGAGGCAGGAGCCTCAGAGGCAGCGCGTGACGAGGCCGGAGCCTCGTCACGAGTATCCCGTACTCGTTCCCAGGCTCCGGCCTGGGAACGCGAGGCCGCGGAGGCTCTTGCCTCTCCGACGGCGTTGCTGAGGCAGGAGCCTCAGTGGCAGCGCGTGACGAGGCAAGAGCCTCGTCACGAGTATCCCGTGCTCGTTCCCAGGCTCCGGTCTGGGAACGCGAGGCCGCGGAGGCTCTTGCCTCCGACGGCGTTGCTGAGGCAGGAGCCTCAGTGGCAGCGCGTGACGAGGCAAGAGCCTCGTCACGAGTATCCCGTACTCGTTCCCAGGCTCCGGCCTGGGAACGCGAGGTCGCGGAGGCTCTTGCCTCCGGCGACGGTGCTGAGGCAGGAGCCTCAAGGAAGCGCGTGACGAGGCCGGAGCCTCGTCACGAGTACCCCGCACTCGTTCCCAGGCTCCGGCCTGGGAACGCAAGGCCGGGGAGGCTCTTGCCTCTGACGATGGTTCTGAGGCCGGAGCCTCAGGACAGTGCGTGACGAGGCAAGAGCCTCGTCACGAGTATCCCGTACTCGTTCCCAGGCTCCGGCCTGGGAACGCAAGGCCGGGGAGGCTCTTGCCTCCGACGGCGTTGCTGAGGCAGGAGCCTCAGTGGCAGCGCGTGACGAGGCAAGAGCCTCGTCACGAGTATCCCGTGCTCGTTCCCAGGCTCCGGCCTGGGAACGCGAGGCCGCGGAGGCTCTTGCCTCCGACGGCGTCGCTGAGGCCGGAGCCTCAGTGGCAGCGCGTAACGAGGCAGGAGCCTCGTCACGAGGGAAGACGAGACCGGAGCCTCGTCACGAGGGAAGACGAGACCGGAGCCTCGTCACGAGGGAAGAGGGAAGGAGGGCACGGTTCAGATCTCCGCGTTCAACTCATCGACCTGTTCGTTCAGCGTCAGCAGGTCATACACGAACCCGACGCCGAGCAATCCACCGGTCAGCAGGAACAGCACCCCGGTGAAGATCTTGCCCAGGTACAACCGGTGGACGCCGAACAGTCCCAAGAACGTGTGCAGCACCCAGCAGATGGTGTAGTCAAACCGGCCCGGTCGATAGCGACGCGAGGCATCGTCGGCCATCGAGGGGATCAGAAACAGGTCCACAATCCAGCCGATTAACAGCAATCCACCGGTAAAGAACCAGATCGCGCCGGTGACAGGACGGCCGAAATAAAACCGGTGCGCTCCGAAGATGCCCAGAATCCAGTACAGGTACCCGATCAACACCGGGTGGGTCGGAGCCGTCACCTCGGTCGCGGTCTGGCCTGGGTTTGTGTAAAGGTCGGTCGTAGCGTGCATGGCTCGGAAATTCAGGGCGATGGAAGTCGGAAAAAACGACAGCGGACATTCATGGCAGACCCTACCCGCCGAGTCACAATCTTCAGCAAATCACATTCCAATTCGCCACTCCCGCTCCGATCTTGGCAACGTCCGGAACAGGAAGTTTGCCGTTCGCAAGTCTGATGGCCGGACGCTGGCGACCATCGGTGGGACCAGTTCGTTGCGATGTTCGAGCGATCGATCCCACGACAATTCCATCCCATTTCTGCTAGGATGCCGCGTTATTCATCCCCCTGGTCAAATGCGCGTGAGACAGCTTTGATGAACGGTTTTCCGGGATCCGCGACGTTCGTGATCCCCACCATGGACGAACAGGATACGGTGGGCACGTTGGTCGAGAAGATTGACGCGGCCTGTGGGGGCATCGGGTTGCCCCACGACGTGCTGTTCATCGACGACGGCTCGACCGACGAAACGTGGTCGCGAATCGAGGCACTTGCCGAGCAATATGATCACGTCCGCGGCATCCGTTTCCGGCGGAATTTTGGCAAAGCGGCCGCGCTATCGGCCGGGTTCGCCCAAGCCACCGGGGACGTCGTGTTCACCATGGACGCCGATCTGCAAGACGATCCGGTGGAGATTCCCGCGTTCATCGACAAGCTGAACGAAGGCTTTGATGTCGTCAGCGGATGGAAACAGAAACGCAAGGACGCGCTCGACAAGACGTTGCCCAGCAAAGTCTTTAACTGGCTGGTCAGCCGCATGACCGGTGTGCACCTCCATGACCACAACTGCGGGTTCAAGGCCTATCGCGGTCCGGTGACCAAGGACGTCACCTTATACGGCGAACGACACCGTTTCGTGCCCGTGTTGGCCGCAGCCAGGGGGTGGCGAATCGCCGAGATCCCGGTCGTTCACCATGCCCGCCAGTTCGGCCAGTCCAAGTACGGTGTCTCGCGACTGGCCAAAGGATTCCTGGACCTGCTGTCGATCTTCTTCCTGACAACGTTCGGCAAGCGACCGTTCCACTTCGTCGGGGCGATCGGATTGCTGTTCTTTTTAACCGGAGGCTTCGGCCTGGTCTATTTGGCCGCGATGTGGGTGATCTCGCGACAATTGGAATCGATGACCGACGTCGATCTGCACGCCTCGGCATTGTTTTATTACTGTATCACCGCGCTGCTGCTGGGCGCCCAAATGTTCTTGGCCGGATTGCTGGCCGAGCTGATCGTGTCGCTGTCGGATCAATCCAAGACCCCGTACAGCATTTTGCAAGACACACAATCGCCGCGTGAAACGACCGAGCGCTGTCCGTCATGACGAACCACAACGACCGAGGATTCTCGGTTGCCACCGTCTACACCTTGTTGATCGTGATCGCGTTGTCGGTCGTCTCCGGCCGGATCGCGACCGTCATCAGCCGCGAAGGCGACACGCCGTTTCTAAGTGCCAACGACCGGTCCCGCTGGTGCACGATCGCCGCTTTGGTTGAAAACGGAACCTACCAAATCGATCCATTTCTGGAGCGTCGCGGGATCAAGCAGAACCGCCGACCGTGGGCGACGATCGACTTGGTGCGGCATCAGGGACGTGACGGACAATTGCACTACTACAGCAGCAAGCCCCCGTTGTTGCCGACGCTCTATGCCGGCGTCTACTGGTGCGTTTCGCGCACCGTGGGGATGTGGCTGAGCGACTATCCGATCTATGTCGGCCGGATCGTGTTGTGGTTGGTCAACGTCCCGACCCTGTTTGTCTTTTTGCTGTGTACCATCCTGGCGATCGACCGCATCACGCAGTCGGTTTGGGCGAAGTGTTTTCTGGCCGCATCGGTCTGCTTCGGCACGATGTTGCTGCCGTTCACGATTGCTTTGAACAATCACCTGCCGGCCGCCGCCTCGGCAGCGGTCGTGCTGTACGTCTACGTTCGATCGCTGGACACGACGACCGGGCACGGTTGGTGGTTGCTGGCCGGACTGGCTGCCGGATTCACCGCGGCCAACGAGTTGCCGGCGTTGTCGATGACGGTGTTCTGGGCCGGGCTGCTGCTGTTGGTCCGGCGGCCTGCCCTGCCGGCCTACTGCGCCGGTGTGTTGGTCGTCGCCGCCGCGTTCTTTGCGACCAACTGGATCGCACACCAAAGCCTGCGACCACCCTACATGCATCGTGGCGACGGCGACCTGATCGCCACACTACCGCAGACGAATCCGGGCGTCGAAGAAGTGCGATCGGCGCTGCTGAAACAGGCTCTCGCTGCCGAACAATCGGACATCCAAATCGGGCCATCGAGAGTGCCCCAGCGGTCCAGGGTGCTCGTCGACGGAAAACGACAATTCGGCTTGATCCAGCTCGACGACGGACCGGCGCAGCTGCGCCATTGGGACGACTGGTATGACTATCCGTCCAGTTACTGGGTGGACGGAAAACGCCGTGGCGTGGACATCGGCCAGCCGTCGCGGCTGGTCTATGCGGCCCACATGACGTTTGGGCATTATGGCATTTTTTCGCTCACCCCGATCTGGTTGTTGATGCCGATCGGATTGCTGGGGTTGCGAGCGTCACGGTCGACGGAGCTGCGTCTTTTGCTAGCAGCGATCGCTCTGGCCACGGTCGTGTGCGCGGTGTTTTATGTGCTGCGTCCGGAGATCGACCGCAACTATGGCGGCGTCAGCGTGTGTTTTCGCTGGATGTTGTGGTTCGCTCCGTTGTGGTTGTTCGCCATCGCCGGTCCCGTCGAGTGGCTCTCCGGCCGTTCTTGGGGGCGGTGTTTGACGTTCGTTTTGCTAGCAGCCAGTGTGACTTCCGTTTCGATCTCGCTTGATGGTCCTTGGCAGTCTCCCTGGCTTTACCGTTTTTGGCACTATTTGGGCTGGATCGCCCCGTAAAAACCGGCGTACCATCGCAGGGTCGGACGGCTGACGATCCGCCGGCCGAATCAGGATCGCTTGCTAGCTGGAGCTTGAAACTCTTTGAGCGGCACGGACGCCGAATCGCACAACCGCGCACCATCCGGGAACTCGTCTCGATGGATGGTCGTTGCGCTATTGATTGCGGCGATCGTTTTCATCTTTCGCTTCATTGCTCCCCAGACCGTCGGGGAACAAGTCCGACGCCATGTCGAACAGACGTTCCGCGACCACTATCCCGAATTGGACATTTCGATCGGACGGGGCCGGGTGGAACCGAACATCGGGTTGATCCTGGACGACATCCGCATTGCGTTGCCCGAGACGTCTGGATCGGGTGCGGGACGACGGGGACGGACGTTGAGCGAGCGTCTGGGGATCGCTGACGATGCGTCTCGCCAATTGGTCCAGATCAGCCAGATCGTGGTGGTGGCCAGTGCGGACGTTTCGAAGTTGTGGGAGCAAGAAAATCCGCTGGTCACGCGTCGGATTGTCGTCAGCGGCGTTCACGCGAACGCGTGGCTGGATCGCGACGGCAAGGTTTCGTTGGAGTCGCTGTGGCCGTTGCCGAAGTTTGGCAAGGTCGCCTGTCCGCGAATTGAAGTCCGCGATGCGAAGATCGTCCTGGCCAATGAGTCGGTCGACGCGCGGCCCATCGAGATCGATCTGGCCCAAGCGGTGATCTTGAACCATGCCGATGACGGATCGAATTCCACCGCCGGCAATCGCGAACGGAAGTCGGGCGCTGGGGGAGCGGGGGCTCCGCCGTCGACAGCCATCAGTATCAACGGTGCCGCGGCGTTCGCCGAACATTTTGCCGCGCAGGTGACGATTCGGAACGGACAAACCGATGTGCGTGCGGAGGTGCGTGGCGGCAGGCTGAGTGGCGATCTGATCGACCGCTTGCCGGCAATGCTCCAACAGAGACTTCAGCCGCTTCGAGGGCTGGAACTACTTGCCGACACGACCGCGATCGCACGGATCCAACCCGGCAAACCGACCAATTTTGCAACCCGCAGCCGGATTCATGACGGTCGTTTTCGGCATCCAAAATCATCGATGCCGGTCAAGCAGATTCGCGGCGTCTTGAGCTGCCGGCCGCAGGGGGCGCAGCTCGAATCGTGCCAAGCCTTTTGGGGCGACGCTCGGATCAAGCTGGACGGATACACGACCGGCTATTCGCTGCCGCTGGAAGCCCACTTGGATGTGTCGGCGTACAACTTGATGCTGGATCAACGGTTGGCCGCCGTGATTCCCGAGCGGTTGGAAAGTGGTTGGAAAAAATTCGAGCCGCGAGGGTTGATCGATGTGACCAGGGCGCACCTGGACATCCTGGGGGATCGGATCGAAACCACTGCCGAGATCACTTGCAAGGGCGTCGACCTGAACTACGAAAAATTCCCCTATCCGGTCCGACAGATCACCGGCGACCTGTTCATCGCGGACCATCGGGTGCAAACCGAACTGGTCAGCGGCCGGGTCGGCGGCCAGCTGATGCAGTGCGTTTTTGATCTACCCCTTCGGCCCGGCGCGCAGCATCCCCGCGTGTTTTCAGCGGCGATGGCTGGGCCCGTCGCCATCGATGGCGAATTGCTAAACGCGTTGTCACCGCGCGGCGGCGAGGTCACCAAGCTGGAACAATTCATTCGCTCGCTCAACCCGCTGGGGGCGGTTCATTTGGTCCGCGGCACGATGCGAACCGACGCCGACGGCGTCAAGCACCAAGATCTGGAGTTGAAGGTCAGCGACGCGACGCTCCGGTTCAGCGGGTTCCCGTACCCGTTGTACAACGTCGCCGGCGACGTTCGCGTGATCGACGATCAGGTGACGCTCTCCGGGTTTCAAGGCTCCAACGCCAACGGCGGGTTGATTCGCTGTGAAGGCGATTACCGTGTTCCGCCCCGCGAAGGCCAAGCGGACGTGGCAGGAACGAACCCGCCGACACCACCGGCGATGGCGCCCCAGGCATCGCCTTCGCTGGTCTTGGATTTTGACGCCACCCGAATCTCGCTCGACGAGGCGCTGCGAAGCTCGCTTCCGCTGCCGTCCCGGCAAACCTGGGACGCCCTGGCACCGAGCGGTGTGCTCGATTCGCTGAAAATCAAACTCGTCCGTGATGCACCCAAGGGGCCGTTAAAGCTGACCGTCGTCGCCCACCAATTCGATGCCAAGCGGATCGGATCGGACACCCTGCGTTTGCAACCGATTGCCCTACCGTACCGATTGGACATCGTCGAAGCGGCGGTCCGTTATGAAGGCGGTCGGGTCATGATCGATGCCGTTCGCGCCGAGCACGGTCGGTCGCAGGTTTCCGCCGACGGCGGCTGTTGGCAACTCGACGACGGACGCTGGTTGCTTAGCGTCGACGTTCACAACGGCAGCCGTTTGATCCCCGACGCCGAACTGATCAACGCGCTGCCGCAACAGATGCGTGGTGCGATGCGCGGGCTGAACCTCCGCGGACCGGTCGGAGTGAGCGGGCTGACCGAAACACTGCTCAGTGACGACAGTCATCCCGATCCGGTCTTCGGTTGGGACTTGCAACTGCAATTGGAAGGCAACCGGATCGGTGACGTCGGTCCGGTGCACGGGCTGAGGGGAGAGTTGTCGATCAAGGGCCGCAAGGACGCGCGCGAAATCGCCGCCGAAGGCGAGGTCCGCATCGATTCGCTGCACGTCAACGATCTACAAATCACTCGGTTGCGCGGGCCGTTCCAAGTCAGCGACGATCGGCTTCGGCTGGGCGGCGTGGGACGCGACGGCCAATTTCAACATCCGATCGAAGGCCGTTTGTTCGACGGAACCCTTCGCATGGACGGCAACGTGATGCTGTCCGATGCCAGTTTCAACGTCCGCTTGGCACTGATTCAAGCCAAGCTGCCCGTGCTGCTGGCCGAATTGGGC containing:
- a CDS encoding REP-associated tyrosine transposase encodes the protein MGRTRYKFDEDAYPHFVTCTINAWLPVFSNPDFVDIVLDSWRFLQRERSIQIEGWVVLENHLHWIGVGPLLGKRVGEFKSYTAKQILIEMQKRGYQTLLDQFRYFKRRYKNDQVHQLWQEGSHPKRIDTDQMMWQKLDYIHHNPVKRGYVDDPVHWRYSSARSYAGQQGLLEICQDWR
- a CDS encoding TM2 domain-containing protein; the protein is MHATTDLYTNPGQTATEVTAPTHPVLIGYLYWILGIFGAHRFYFGRPVTGAIWFFTGGLLLIGWIVDLFLIPSMADDASRRYRPGRFDYTICWVLHTFLGLFGVHRLYLGKIFTGVLFLLTGGLLGVGFVYDLLTLNEQVDELNAEI
- a CDS encoding glycosyltransferase family 2 protein, producing MNGFPGSATFVIPTMDEQDTVGTLVEKIDAACGGIGLPHDVLFIDDGSTDETWSRIEALAEQYDHVRGIRFRRNFGKAAALSAGFAQATGDVVFTMDADLQDDPVEIPAFIDKLNEGFDVVSGWKQKRKDALDKTLPSKVFNWLVSRMTGVHLHDHNCGFKAYRGPVTKDVTLYGERHRFVPVLAAARGWRIAEIPVVHHARQFGQSKYGVSRLAKGFLDLLSIFFLTTFGKRPFHFVGAIGLLFFLTGGFGLVYLAAMWVISRQLESMTDVDLHASALFYYCITALLLGAQMFLAGLLAELIVSLSDQSKTPYSILQDTQSPRETTERCPS
- a CDS encoding AsmA-like C-terminal region-containing protein; amino-acid sequence: MVVALLIAAIVFIFRFIAPQTVGEQVRRHVEQTFRDHYPELDISIGRGRVEPNIGLILDDIRIALPETSGSGAGRRGRTLSERLGIADDASRQLVQISQIVVVASADVSKLWEQENPLVTRRIVVSGVHANAWLDRDGKVSLESLWPLPKFGKVACPRIEVRDAKIVLANESVDARPIEIDLAQAVILNHADDGSNSTAGNRERKSGAGGAGAPPSTAISINGAAAFAEHFAAQVTIRNGQTDVRAEVRGGRLSGDLIDRLPAMLQQRLQPLRGLELLADTTAIARIQPGKPTNFATRSRIHDGRFRHPKSSMPVKQIRGVLSCRPQGAQLESCQAFWGDARIKLDGYTTGYSLPLEAHLDVSAYNLMLDQRLAAVIPERLESGWKKFEPRGLIDVTRAHLDILGDRIETTAEITCKGVDLNYEKFPYPVRQITGDLFIADHRVQTELVSGRVGGQLMQCVFDLPLRPGAQHPRVFSAAMAGPVAIDGELLNALSPRGGEVTKLEQFIRSLNPLGAVHLVRGTMRTDADGVKHQDLELKVSDATLRFSGFPYPLYNVAGDVRVIDDQVTLSGFQGSNANGGLIRCEGDYRVPPREGQADVAGTNPPTPPAMAPQASPSLVLDFDATRISLDEALRSSLPLPSRQTWDALAPSGVLDSLKIKLVRDAPKGPLKLTVVAHQFDAKRIGSDTLRLQPIALPYRLDIVEAAVRYEGGRVMIDAVRAEHGRSQVSADGGCWQLDDGRWLLSVDVHNGSRLIPDAELINALPQQMRGAMRGLNLRGPVGVSGLTETLLSDDSHPDPVFGWDLQLQLEGNRIGDVGPVHGLRGELSIKGRKDAREIAAEGEVRIDSLHVNDLQITRLRGPFQVSDDRLRLGGVGRDGQFQHPIEGRLFDGTLRMDGNVMLSDASFNVRLALIQAKLPVLLAELGHGNSELTGTLVGSTNLEGVLGTTDLLRGQGHAVVTNANLYEVPVLMQLLNVLSITPTEDVAFTNADVFFRLSENELYFDDLKLWGSLIALHGKGMLDRRRELDLTFNTRVSPRNTFTRILRPLMDQRYTLWTVDVSGPVDNPSIERRALDGVGQTIERLFQGMNGSPDADRKDRSAGVGRVLQ